AGGTCGATGATACTTTAAGTGGCGTACCTAAGATCCCTTCTGTCGTAAAGAACATCGTTCGAATAATTCGGTCAATGCCTATCCCCTTATGGGCCAAAAATCCTGGCATGATCGGTCCTAAATATGCGTACGAAAGGAACACGGCAGCAATAATAGTAATCGGCAGACCGACAACTCGCCTTGTTGCCTCTAGAACGAGAACAATCGCCAATGCCCCGACTATTAAGTCCGTTAGTTCAAGACGTGCTACTCGCATGACAAGTTGATCTATATTGAGTGGCCAATACAGACCGACCACGACACTGAGTGACGCGAGTAATCCGTCTACCCATGTAATTTGAAAACGCCCTTTTCTCCCTTTCATTTTCGCCTTTTTCGATGCTGGAAAGAGTAAGAAGGCCAATGATAAAGCAAACCCTAAGTGAATCGATCGGTGAATTTGAGGTGAGAAACGATCGATTGTCGATGTGTACAATTGATAAAGAGAAAAGCACAGCAGCCCTATCGTGACGATCCATCCGATGATGCCGGTTAGCTTCCGGTACCCTGCTTCAGGATCGAACTTTGACATAAGTTGGTCTAATTCTTCATCTGATAGTTGTTGATCTTTCTTTAATCCTTTTTCATCCATGAATATCATCTCCTTTCAGCCGCTGCCATAGACTGATCGGCCGAACTTTCAAACGGATCCAAGTGCCGGGTTCAATCCAGTCTTTCAACTGTATTTGCTTTTGACCAACCTTTAACGAATGGTCTGCAATAACTTGTCCCGTTCGCAAGTCGACGTGCGAAAATACACGATTCATATCGGTGATGTAATATACACCATCTTTTACTATGAACTTCTCTTCACCAGTTGCATTCGACGGCATGCCTATTGCAAAATTTTCATAAGCTAGATCAGTTTGAACGATCTCACTTAGATTGTTCACTTCATAATACTCGATTACAGGTGTTCGATGAACGGAATGGGTATACTCGACTTCAAATTCTGTACCATGCTCGACATCCGTATAGACAAGAACATCTCCGCTGTTTTCATATTCGATGGAAAGCACTTGCCCGTATGGGACGTAGGTCAATCCAATAAGCGTGAAACCTAATACACTAATTATGATTAATACTTGATACCGTTTCATAGGGAACACCTAATATTCATTCGTCATGATAAGCAAAAACAAAGTGTCAGACTCCTCCTGAACAACATATCGGTCAGAACCATTCGGTTACCTCAATGTTGTAATGAGCGGAGAGAGTCAGACACTTAAGGGTTAACCCCGTGAATTTGCGATTATTTTAAACCTTTTTCTTTATAGTATTTTTCAGCTCCAGGATGAAGGTCGATTCCGACACCGTTCAATGCATTTTCAGCACTGATCTTTTCACCTTTTGCGTGCTTGATGTCACCAACATTATCGAAAAATGCTTTCGTCAAGTTGTAGACAGCATCTTCACTTAAGTCTTTACGTACTACAAGCATAGCAAGTACGGCAACTGTGTTGACTTCTTCTTCAAGCTGATAAGTTCCAGATGGAATTGTATCTTGTGCATAGTATGGATACTTTTCGCTTAATTCCTTCGCTTTATCATCAGCAATCGGAAGGATACGAACAGGCTTCAATGCTGATAGACCTTCAATTGCACCCGTTGGCGCACCAGAAGTGATGAATGCTGCATCTAGTTCGCCGTCTTGAAGCAATTCAGCAGACTCATCAAATGGTAAGTTCTTTACTTCGATATCATCCGTAGAAATACCGTGTACTTCTAGAATTTGTTTTGCATTTTCAGCTGTTCCACTACCAATGTCACCAATTGAAACACTCTTGCCTTTTAGGTCTTCAACAGATTTAATGTCACTATTTTTCATGACAACAATTTGGATCGTTTCAGGATAAAGTGTACCAATAGCTTGTACATTATCAGACTTTGCGTCTTTAAACATCATTTTTCCTTCTACTGCATAGCTTGCAATATCCGTTTGCGTAAATGCTAAGTCCGCATCACCGTCTTGTAGTGTTTGAATATTTTCTACAGAAGCACCTGACGCTTGCGCGCTAATCGACTTTTCTGTATTCTTTGACATGATTTCTGCGATTTCACCACCAAGTGGGAAATATGTACCACCTGTCCCACCAGTTAGCATGCTTACTTCTTCTGGATCCGCTTCAGCTTCTCCGCCTCCGCCTAGAGATCCACACCCTGCTAAAACAAGTGTAAACGCTAACATTAACACGAAACTTAATGAAAACACATTCCGTTTCATTACCAAACTCCCCCTTTTACAAAATAAATAACGACCTTATTTTATCACAATAAAGCATAGAAGAATAGGGAAAAACTCTCAAATTATCTGATTTTTTCCGCTACTTCTACTTGCCAATCCGACAAACGTGGTCGTTTTCTTACCGTCTGTTCTGGAAAAACAAAAGTCCATGGCATTGAAGCGCCACTAGGTACCTGCACTTGTTTCAGCTGAAAATTCGCTTCCGCAACAACCCCTCTTGTATGTTCACGATAAATAAGGGATAGGTTTTCAGCTGTGAACGTTTCTTCTAATCCGTTTTGAATCAGAACCATTGCAAGGATTGAACCTTGATGATTAAGAGCTACATTAATAGGCGTCCAGGATAGCTCCCCATTCACAACAGGATGACTTTGATGTAATTGTTCAATCGACTCTCGATCACGGGGGGCAATTGCTTTCTCCCATGCTGGGTCGAACAGTAAACGCTCTTCCATGCCCCTCATCAAACCTCTCTTTAGCACAATACTTTTATGATACATGCTAATGAACGGATTAACAAATTCGTAAAGAACACACATTCTACCAAAACCACCTGTTAGTAGTAATATGAGTTATTCAACGAATTTTTATCATAAATAAAGGTGAAAAAGGAGTGACCATTTTTTATGGTCCTCCCGTTTTGCCTAGCCTATTTCCATTTCAAGTTCTTCTATCCGTTTTTCTAGGTACTTCGTATCTTTCTGTGCGTGGAAGGTTTCTGCATTTTCAACAATTACGGATGTGTTGTATTCAGGTATTCCCGCATGCTTTTCATATACCCCTTTTGGAATCAATACGTTTCCTTCAGGCCAATGAACTTGTATATTTCCAGATTTCACATCGACAAATCGTGCTTTCCCGTGGAACAAACCGTGCTTATTATAAACGACAACTGCATCTCCTTGAAGAATGCCATGTTTTTGACCATCGCCTTCATTCATAAGCACGTCGTAACGATCCGCCTCGTTGAATGGATCCTTTTCTGCGTAAATCATTGAGTTGAACTGCTTACCACGTCTTGTCGTTACATAAAAATGTCCTTCTGCTTGCCGTAGCTCGGGGATATCCATCGCTATCAAGTTCCCTTTTCCATCAGGTGTCGGACAAACCCCGTCTTCACAAAGCCATGCGCCACCCCATTGGAAGACGTCACCCTTGTTCTTTAAATTTTGAACACCTTCATAATTTGGTGCAGCCTTTGCCATTTCTTCACGAACTTCAAATGCATCTTTAAAATCTATTAAATGCTGCTCTTCAGGTTTGACTCTTTTCGCAAGGTCAACGTAAATTTCCCACTCGGACCGGGCTTCTTCAATTCTAGGTCCTTTTATTTCTGGTGAAAAATAAACCATACGCTCAGTCGAAGTTGATGTCCCTCCGCCAGGTTGTTCATAACGTGTCATCGCTGGAAGCACGACTACCGCTTCCTTGGCATCAACAAAGGTCGATGTATTGAAAATGATATCTTGATGCACCCGAACATCGACGTTTTCAAGACACGCTTTCACAAAATCAGGATTAGGCATCGTTTCAAGGAAGTTACCTCCTGACATATAGTAGAGTTTCAACTTCCGTTCATGATCCTCTGGGAGTAAAGCATTTTCTAACGATATACCAACGATATCCCCTTGCCATCTTGGAATTTTAAAGTTCCAAACCTGTTCAACTCGCTCGACGTTGGCCTCGTCAAAACCTCCTCCTGGGAGAACAAACGGATCAGCGCCCATTTCACCCGATCCTTGTACACCAGAGTGTCCACGAATCGGCATGACCCCACAATACTCTCTACCTAGGAATCCTCTTAACAGTGCCAGGTTTGCGACTTGAGAAACATTGTCTGTTCCGAAGCGATGCTGCGTTAGTCCCATTGACCAAACAAATACAGCAGACTTCGATTTTGCGAGTAAAATTGCGAGTTCTTCCATTCTCGATTTTGATAGACCTGATGACTTTTCTAGTGTTTCCCAGTCATAGGACTCTACTTTTTCTTTCAGCTTTTCGAATCCGTTAACATGCTCAGCGACGAACGCATGGTTGATTGCTGAACCTTGCTCGCGTTCTTCCATCTCAAACCAATGCTTCATAATTCCATGCATGAAAGCAATATCGCCACCAATGTTCACTTGATAAACATCGTCAGCAATCTTCGTCCCGAACAAAGCTGATTCAGGAATGGATGGAATCCAGTAATTGTCCATAGAAGGCTCATAATAAGGGTTTATGATGATGATTTTCGTACCTTTTCGTTTAGCTGCATACATGTATTTCGTTGAAACGGGCTGGTTATTAGCCGCAACAGAACCCCAGAAAACGAGTACATCGGTGCCAATCCAATCTTTATAATTACAGCTTGATGCGCCAATACCTAGTGAGCGACTAAGCGCAGTTTTTGAAGGTGAATGACAAATGCGGGAAGCATTATCAATATTGTTCGTCCCTAGATAGCGTGCAACCTTTGCAGCTGTGTAATACGATTCATTCGTAATACCTCGTGAGGTGAGGTAAAAACCGTATTGCTTCGGGTCAAGTGCCTTCATTTTATCTGCGACGATATTCAGCGCATCATCCCATGAAAGGCGACTGAACTTCTTTTCCCCTGGCTTTCGAATGAGTGGATACGGAATGCGACCAAGCTTACGTAACTCAGTACTGCTTTTCTTTCGTAGTACGTCAATGTCTGCATGGACGACTTCAGGTTTCATGGCAGGCATCGTGTTAAGCCGAAGTACATTTAGGCGGGTTGTACATAAATGTGGACCTTGCAACGTTTGGTCTTGTAACCCCGATACGCCAAGTGCACAGCCATCACAAACTCCTTGGGTCAATATTCTTGTTGCATACGGGAGGTTGTCCTTATTCTCCCAAGCGACTTTTGCTGTATCGCGTATATGCTTTGGTTTGATTTTACCTAATCCGAACGGAACCTTACTGACCCAAAGAGATGGATCAAGGTCTTTTGCTAGTTTCATTGGGCCTGTGTGTTTTGTTTTTCCCACAAGAATTCCCCTTCCTTCAGCACCTATATGGCTGAATGACAATCTATATTGATAGAGCCTTTTTAAACATACTTTAATAATTTAATAGTAGTATGAAAGCGATATCAATTCAACATTCCTTATAAAGAATCATTATTTCAATGCCATGAAGTGATTTACAAAATAGAGAAGTAGTATAATCTCATTAAATAGCCGCAATATGTATATGAGAAGCTTCTACAGAGGAATCACGAATTATGATGTTGAATGTAATAGGTAGACAATTATAGAAGGGGTTAGAACGTATGAGAAAAAGCTATAAATTACGCAACGATGATTGGTCAGAGAAGGCAACTGTCTTCGATCTCCAAAAGGTAATGAATAATGGCGAGCTTACTTCCTTACAGTTAGTGAGTCGCTGCCTAGAAAATATAGCCAAGCACAACCATAGTGGAGCAAACTTAAACGCAGTGTTAGAGGTAAACCCAGAAGCCTTGCAAATCGCGGAGACATTGGATGCAGAGCGGAAAATCAGAGGTATGAGAGGTCCTCTTCACGGCATCCCTGTTTTATTAAAGGATAATATCGAAACAGCAGATCGGATGCATACGAGTGCAGGATCGCTCGCCTTATCCGATCACTATGCGAGCGAGGATGCTACAATCGTACAAAAATTACGCCAAGCAGGAGCAGTCATCATAGGAAAGGCGAACATGACGGAGTGGGCGAACTTCATGAGTATGTCTATGAAAAATGGATATAGCTCACGAGGAGGGCAAGTTCTTAACCCTTATGGAAGTGAATTCGATGTCGGTGGTTCGAGCTCTGGTTCAGCTGTTGGAGTCGCAGCACATTTCGCTACACTGTCTGTCGGGACTGAAACTTCAGGCTCTATTTTGAGTCCGGCAAGCCAGAACAACGTTGTAGGTATAAAGCCAACCGTTGGACTAATAAGTCGTACCGGAATCATCCCCCTATCTCATAGCCAAGATACAGCTGGTCCAATGGCTAAATCGGTTACCGATGCCGCAATCTTACTTGGCTCGATGACTGGACAAGACGACCAGGATATGATTACCCAGACTAGTATCGAGAGAAGCTTTCGTGATTTTACAATTTATCTAAATGCGCATGCGCTACAAGGGGCTCGAATCGGAATCTGTCGTAGCCTTTACATAGATATTTTACCCGAACCACAACGAATCGTGATGGAAAATGAAATTGAAAGATTAAAGGAAGCAGGCGCGATCATTATTGAGCTTGAATCTGTTTCTCCTATGGAAATGGACGAACAATGGGATTTCAACGTATTACTTTATGAGTTCAAGTCAGATTTGAATGCCTATTTACAAAAATGTCATCCTTCCTTACCTGTTCATTCATTATCTGACGTCATTCAATTCAATGAACAAAACGAGGACAGCGCGTTAAAGTATGGTCAAGATATCTTGATTCAGTCGAACGAGACTTCTGGAACGATGACAGAATCCGCGTATTTGGAAAGCCGATTGAGAGACCTACAGCTGTCGAGGACACGCGGAATCGATGTCGTCATGGAAGAGCATCAATTGAATGCCCTGCTGTTTCCGAATTCGAATGGAGCAGGCGTACCAGCTAAGGCGGGTTACCCTTCAATTACTGTACCTGGTGGATTTACAAGTGACGGCCAGCCAGTCGGTGTCACGTTTACCGGAAAAGCGTATACAGAATCAACGTTAATTGCCCTAGGATATGCGTATGAACAACTGACAAAGCATCGGAAAGCACCTAGATTGAAAGCTTAGCTTTGGGCCGACTTTTGTAGCTTGTATTCCCTGATCTTTTGCTTGATGTCTTCAGGCCACCAAGCTCCACAATCATCTGACACGACACATGCTGCACATGTTTCAATATCATAAACCACCATCCCTGTGATCGGTGGTGAATAAAGGTGCAAGGTGACTAGATCCGATTTTGCTGGGTCGGTCATCTTGTGCACCCCTTTTTTCGGAGCAAAGAACAGCCTGCCGCTTTTCTTATATTCGGAAAAAAGTTCTACAGGGAGTTCATCCCCCTTCACTTCATACACTGTGTTTCTAGATATACCATTCATCACCTGAATCCAACCATAAGAATCTCCGTGGTCATGCGGAGCACATTCAATATCTGACCAATTCATGACTAGCATTTCGACATTTTCGTCTTGATAAAGAAGCTTTCTATAATAGGGCTTGCCTTTTGGATCTTTCAAATACGGAACTAATTCTTCATACTGGACATCGAGTTCTTCTAAAGCCCCTTTTAACGACTCTTTTGAGGTGGATTGAATTTGTCCGAAAATCCCTTCTATACGTTTTAATATTTCCATTCGTATCCTCCATCCTGTTTGTCAACTCTTGTTCTTCCACATCAAACGGTGTACAAACATCAGCAATTGCCCATTCACTAAAATGACTCCTACTATAATCATAAGACCACCTAGAACACTTATGATGAATATTTTCTCATTGAGCAAGAGCACTGCTGCAATCAATGTGGCTATCGGTTCCAAATACAGAAAAACTGAAACCTGGGAAGCATCGAGAACATCCAATGCTTTCGCCCAATACCAGTAAGCAACTCCTGAAACGAATATTCCGAGGAACAATAAATGGGACCACTCACTAATCGAGAGTAGCGTCAGTTTGGTCCACCCTTTGTTACGAATGATAAATGGGGTCGTCAATATGAAACCTATTGTGCTCATGTAAAAAGTAAGTACAAGTGGCGGAATAGGTACACTCAACTTTTTCAATAATACGGAATAAACCGCCCAATTCAAGGTACTTAAAATCATAAGAAGATAACCGATATTCAAAGATAGGTTGAATGAGCCACCCGTACCTTTCGTTGTGACCATAAGCACACCGAAGACCGCTACCGTCATCCCAATCGCTTTGCGGAAAGTCATTTTTTCATGAAGGAATAGCATCGCAAGTATGACGGTGAATATGGGTGAAAAAGAAATGAGCCACCCTGCAGATGAAGCATCGATCGTCATGAGTGCCGTAGCCTGAAACACTTGATGGATGAAAACCCCTAATATGCCAAGAACGATTAAATGCGGAATGTAGGATAGGGGTATTCTCAGTTTTTCACCTAACGCAATCATGAGTACGAATAAGAATAATGAACCGATCCCAAAACGAAGGACGAGCAATGTAAAAGGATCGAGTTTATCCAATACTGCTTTCGTAGAGACAAACGAAACTCCCCAGAATGTAATCGACATGGTTGCATATAGGGATGATGCAAGCTTCATTTTGTATGGAATCATGACGTGTTCTCCTCAAATAAGTCCTATAAGACCATCCTATGCCTGTCCATCCGAGGCATGTCTAAATCATAAGAACAAATCGAGGAAATAAAAAAAGGACTGAATGAAATAGTCAGTCCCCCTTTAGCTATTCAAAAGTCCCTTTCACAACCGCTACTTTGTCTTTTACCATCAGGGTTCCTTTTGCAAATACCGTGTTGATGATAAGAGAGTCTTTATCTAAGATGACGATATCTGCGTCATTTCCCTTTTTGATACGACCTTTTTGTTTCAGCTTAAGGATATGCGCTGGCGTAGAGGTGACGACTTGAATCGCTGTTTCTAGTGGAATACCCTCATCTAACACCGCATCGCGCACTTCTTTAAATAAGCTCGACACCTTTCCTAGCTTTAATCCTTTTAATTCGCCATTTGCATCAAACTCAGGTAAGCTCGCTTGACCGTCAGAGGTGAAGGAGATTTGTTCAATCGGCACACCCGCATCAAGCATGCGTTTAAGACCTGAACTACACTTCACTTCTCCTTCCTCAAGGAATTTTGGAATCGTACTGGTCGTAAAGTCGACGTATCCACCCTTTTTTGCATAAGTAATACCAGCTTCGAACAATTTTCCGTTTCTATTGATATGGGTAGGATAAAATTGTTTGATTGGGATATCGGTCGTTTCGACAACTTCCTCTAATAAATTCAGGCAGTCTGGACTGTCTCCCACATGGACATTTACGATGCCCGATTTACCTGATAAGAGACCTCCTAAACGAGCTGCAGAAGCGATTTTCGCCATTTCTTCAACAGTCGGCTGGGATGATCGGTGGTCTGAAATCGCAATTTCTCCAGCTCCGATCACTTTGTCGACGAGTATGATGTCATCTTCAATTTTACCGGTTAGCGTTTTTACGGGAACTTGATAGGACCCCGTTTGGACAAAGCAAGTAATCCCTTCTTCTTCAAGTCCTCTCGCCTTTGCGATTAAGCTCGTCATCGTCCTCGTTGTACCATCAGTTCCGATGACTCCGATCACTGTCGTAATACCAGATAATGTAGCATCCGTCAGCATGAGTTCAGGCGTTCTTGTTTTGTAGCTGCCTTCTCCACCGCCACCTATGATATGTACGTGAGAATCAATGAACCCAGGAACTATCAAATGACCTTCCGCATCTATTACCTCCACATGCTCTCTGAAAAAATCGCCTTGCAAATCGATTCGATCATCTATGAATCCGATTTTGTTATCGACGATTAGAAGATCCTTTTTCCCAAGATATTCTGGCGCATATATCTCAGCATTTTGAATTAAAGTTAGCATGATGGAAGCCTCTTTTCATGTGAAGTAGCCTTTTTCTGGGATCAAAATTTCGTTTTTCTAGATAATTTCCAATTTTTCTAGATAAAATCTGTTTTTTCTAGATAATTTCTTGTTTTTCTAGATAACTCCTATTTTTTCTAGATAACAGCGCTTTATGCCCTTTCGATAGAGTCTCCTACACGTATCTCACCCGTTTTCTTGACCGATGCATACACGCCGAAGATATTTTTGTTTTCTTTTACAACGGTTTTGAGCACATTTGCGTCTATTTCTTTCGTAATTGAATCAACATTGACATAAGAACATCGTTCACAGCCCTTTTCAATCTTCAAAACAACATCGTTGATCGTAAGCTCTTCCCCGATCCATTGTTCTTCTAAAAATGGCGTATCTTTTTCAAAATCAATGATCAAATTGGGACGAAATCGGAGCATATCCAGCTGTTCACGCTTCGATAACTCCTTCATTTTCTCTAGTGAAGAGGTGCTTGCAATCAGAAGCGGATATTCCCAGTAGCTCGTTTGCCCCTCTGCGATGTTCATTGAAGCTAATGTAACGTGGAGCCCTGCCTTATCTGAAAAGTGAGAATCAACCTCTTCTAATTTTTCGCTTGAAAAAATGTTTTCGTTTTCTGAAATCGAAAGTGTACCGTTTGATTTCAGATTCACACCATAATTAAGTAAGAACGGATACTTAGGTATGGTTAGATAGTCACCGGGCTGACCTTTCTTCTCCCATGCAAATATATGATCACCTTCGACACCATGAGTATGTATACGTACTGCTTCCATATATTCACCTTGCATCGATTTAACTGGATAACGAACGATTTGTTTTACTTTCGCCAAATGAATCCCCTCCATTCCACTTCTCTATTAATATATACAAAGGATCGGTATGCAAATCCTTTTTCATATTAAAAAAAGCGATTACGTTTTTGAGTAATCGCTCCCTTATACGATTAGAAAATCTCACCGATCAACCTTCCTAAACCTCTTAGCATCCAATAACTGATTCTTAGAGGCAAAAGAATCAACTCAGGTATCCAGAACATGACATCTACAAGTAAATCTGAAAATGTATAACGACCTTTACCTTTTCTAGCTTTTCTCGTCCTTGCCTTCTTTCTGTTCCACCATTCTTTCATGTATTTGCCTCCCATAAACTAAAAAAAGAGACTGACTCCTAAGCCAGCCCCTTCCTATCATGTTTGTAGTCGTTGTTGAAATTTGTGGACGCGTGGCGCAAATAACTGTACGAGCGGGCCAATCGTAAACGTTACAATCAGAGTACCTAACCCAATCGGTCCACTGAAGAAAAAGGCGGCGACAAGTGCAGATAGCTCTCCAATCGTTTTGGCTACACCCATACTCACGCCAAGTCGTTCTTGAATCGCAAGCATCAATTTATCAATTGGAATGAGCGGAAACTTCGCTTGTAAGTAAACAGCTATACCAAACGAAAGTATAATCACTCCGATTATAAATACCGCAATCTGTTCCCATAAATCGCTTGCTTGATATGTGTCAAATACGACGAGAAGCCACCCGTCTATAAATACCCCAGCAAGGAATATTGTAAAAACAGCGAGAAAGTCTGGTCGTGTTTTCAGAAGAATCGCGTTTAGACCGATGAGGACGATTCCGACAATGAAGACCCAGCTCCCAACTGTCAAACCAACTGTTTTAGAAAGTCCTACATTGAGGGCATCCCAAGCTCCAGTCCCTAGTTCTGCTTTTATCGTTAAACTTACACCGAATGAAATTAAACTCAGTCCAAGTACAAAGCTAATTAACCGTACGATGAATGATTTCATGTTGTTGTTCCTCCATAGTAAAATTCATCTATCCATCATACCACGTTCTATGTTTATAGTGAATTGTCAGTTTCTTGCATTTCGAAGTCGGATCATCGAAAAGTTTAGAGTGGAGCCCAATACCTCCTCCTTCACTTTATGAAGAGTAGGAACTAACCTTAATTCTACTCCTTCATTTAACAACATTTTAGTTAAACTATTCAGACGATCCACACGCCTCGGCTCAACAATTGAGCGCGAAGTATAATATCCAGCATTTTCGTCGAAACATGAAAAGGATTGAGCTGAAAACGTGTATTGATATAAAGCAACATCTTCTAATCGGTAAAACCAATCCGCTTCTATTACGATGACCATTCTCGTATTGAGTTGAAATGCTTCAACATCCTGTTCCGTTGTTCCTCCCCCTTTCCAATACGCAATCCTTGGACATTGTCTTGGAAAATAATAAAGCGGTCGATGTGTTTCATCGATCGCCCAAACCATTGGAGGCTCGTCAGGAAATGATGGAGACAATCGGGGTTCAAACCGTTTAATAGTAGCGTCTTCGCTGTAATGAAAATAGTTTGTCACTCATCTCGACCTTCAATAAAAGATAAGTGATTCGTACAGTTCAACAGCTTCATATCACAGGATTGATCTGTAAATTCGACAATTGATAATGAGGTATTGTCTAGTCGGCATTTTTCAAATCGCTGTTCGAGCAAATACACAAACATATCATTCAAGAAGGCACCATGACTTACGACAATTACCTTTTGTCCTTCGTGTTTCGAACGTATTTCTTCAATAAAACCTCCTGCTCTTTCAATTACGGCGTCTGTTTTTTCAATATTAAGGTTACGGTCTTTCCAGCCTGGTCCAAACTGTGCTACACGTTCTTCTTCCGTTGTTCCTTCCATGTCACCAAACGATATTTCTCTTAGCCTCTCATCAGGCTTCACCTGAATATCAAGGACTTCGGCTACTGCTTCAGCCGTCGTCTTCGCTCGACTTAAGTCACTCGTATAAATGGCATCCCACTTTTCGCCACTAAATCTACGTCCTAGAGCTTTCGCTTGTAACATCCCTTCTTCATTCAAAGGAACGTCAGACTGACCTTGTGCTCTTCTTTCTAAATTCCAATCCGTAACCCCATGACGGATAAAAGCAATTGTTGTCATCATACATCCTCCTCTAGAAAAAATGCGAGATTCCCTATATTCCATAAAGGAAGGGCGACCTCCTGCAACATGTCAAAAAAACAGTCAAAAAAAAGAAAAACTGCAGTCACCTGCAGCTCTGTTTTTAAGTTATTATCCCGTCATCACTTGGTTCTTCCCGTTTCGCTTTGCATCGTACAATAAGGAATCCGCTTTTTCAAAAAATACTTCCTTGCCACTTTTTGCTTCATATTCTTGGAGTCCTATACTCACCGTCACACTCTCACCTTCTAGGACCCGGTAAGATATGCTTTCGATCTTCCTTCGAATCTCTTCGACCAATCCAATCGTTTTTTCCATAGGCTTACCTACAAAGAGGACGATGAATTCCTCTCCTCCATATCGGGCTGCAAAGTCATCCGCTGTGATTTCGTTTTTAATTAAATCCGAAATTTCCTTCAATACTTCATCCCCAGCACGGTGTCCGTATGTATCGTTAACCCGCTTGAAGTTATCAATGTCGAAGATTGCCATCTGAATGGAAAAATGAAACTGCGCATGATGAGCTAACAATTCATCCATAAATTGATGGAAGGAAATTTGGTTATACATACCTGTCAAAGAGTCTGTCTTTGTCAGCTTCTCCATTAGCGTGTTTTTCACGAGCAACTCTTGCTGAGCAACGATTGATTGACGGTAATGCCCGGCTAACTCTAGTCCACGCTCCATAATACCAATAACTGCAATGGCCGCTATGATCAACATCGCCATCATCGTAAATTGATCGATAATGCTAATACCTGTCCTAAGCACAGGTTGGACTAACGTGAGTAAGCTATAACTTACAATGGTCGCTGCTGTCGAAAAGATGATTATATTTCTCCTGAAATATGCACCTGAAACAAGGATGGGCAGAAATAGGGCAGAACGAAGGATGATAATATCCGGGCGACTATAAATAAAATTGAGTGCAATAAACAAACCAGCAAGTACAATAATCAAGTCGATATGTTTGCTCATCCTTTTCACACTTAACTCGCTGAATAGCACAAATATCAAACCAAAT
This Pseudalkalibacillus berkeleyi DNA region includes the following protein-coding sequences:
- the iadA gene encoding beta-aspartyl-peptidase; protein product: MLTLIQNAEIYAPEYLGKKDLLIVDNKIGFIDDRIDLQGDFFREHVEVIDAEGHLIVPGFIDSHVHIIGGGGEGSYKTRTPELMLTDATLSGITTVIGVIGTDGTTRTMTSLIAKARGLEEEGITCFVQTGSYQVPVKTLTGKIEDDIILVDKVIGAGEIAISDHRSSQPTVEEMAKIASAARLGGLLSGKSGIVNVHVGDSPDCLNLLEEVVETTDIPIKQFYPTHINRNGKLFEAGITYAKKGGYVDFTTSTIPKFLEEGEVKCSSGLKRMLDAGVPIEQISFTSDGQASLPEFDANGELKGLKLGKVSSLFKEVRDAVLDEGIPLETAIQVVTSTPAHILKLKQKGRIKKGNDADIVILDKDSLIINTVFAKGTLMVKDKVAVVKGTFE
- a CDS encoding histidine phosphatase family protein, yielding MTTIAFIRHGVTDWNLERRAQGQSDVPLNEEGMLQAKALGRRFSGEKWDAIYTSDLSRAKTTAEAVAEVLDIQVKPDERLREISFGDMEGTTEEERVAQFGPGWKDRNLNIEKTDAVIERAGGFIEEIRSKHEGQKVIVVSHGAFLNDMFVYLLEQRFEKCRLDNTSLSIVEFTDQSCDMKLLNCTNHLSFIEGRDE
- a CDS encoding MOSC domain-containing protein, which produces MAKVKQIVRYPVKSMQGEYMEAVRIHTHGVEGDHIFAWEKKGQPGDYLTIPKYPFLLNYGVNLKSNGTLSISENENIFSSEKLEEVDSHFSDKAGLHVTLASMNIAEGQTSYWEYPLLIASTSSLEKMKELSKREQLDMLRFRPNLIIDFEKDTPFLEEQWIGEELTINDVVLKIEKGCERCSYVNVDSITKEIDANVLKTVVKENKNIFGVYASVKKTGEIRVGDSIERA
- a CDS encoding cysteine dioxygenase, which codes for MEILKRIEGIFGQIQSTSKESLKGALEELDVQYEELVPYLKDPKGKPYYRKLLYQDENVEMLVMNWSDIECAPHDHGDSYGWIQVMNGISRNTVYEVKGDELPVELFSEYKKSGRLFFAPKKGVHKMTDPAKSDLVTLHLYSPPITGMVVYDIETCAACVVSDDCGAWWPEDIKQKIREYKLQKSAQS
- a CDS encoding YczE/YyaS/YitT family protein, giving the protein MKSFIVRLISFVLGLSLISFGVSLTIKAELGTGAWDALNVGLSKTVGLTVGSWVFIVGIVLIGLNAILLKTRPDFLAVFTIFLAGVFIDGWLLVVFDTYQASDLWEQIAVFIIGVIILSFGIAVYLQAKFPLIPIDKLMLAIQERLGVSMGVAKTIGELSALVAAFFFSGPIGLGTLIVTFTIGPLVQLFAPRVHKFQQRLQT
- a CDS encoding DMT family transporter, yielding MIPYKMKLASSLYATMSITFWGVSFVSTKAVLDKLDPFTLLVLRFGIGSLFLFVLMIALGEKLRIPLSYIPHLIVLGILGVFIHQVFQATALMTIDASSAGWLISFSPIFTVILAMLFLHEKMTFRKAIGMTVAVFGVLMVTTKGTGGSFNLSLNIGYLLMILSTLNWAVYSVLLKKLSVPIPPLVLTFYMSTIGFILTTPFIIRNKGWTKLTLLSISEWSHLLFLGIFVSGVAYWYWAKALDVLDASQVSVFLYLEPIATLIAAVLLLNEKIFIISVLGGLMIIVGVILVNGQLLMFVHRLMWKNKS
- a CDS encoding DUF6886 family protein, which encodes MTNYFHYSEDATIKRFEPRLSPSFPDEPPMVWAIDETHRPLYYFPRQCPRIAYWKGGGTTEQDVEAFQLNTRMVIVIEADWFYRLEDVALYQYTFSAQSFSCFDENAGYYTSRSIVEPRRVDRLNSLTKMLLNEGVELRLVPTLHKVKEEVLGSTLNFSMIRLRNARN